TTGAACAGAATATATTTATTAATAATAATGTATAGTCTAAAGACTAATAATTTGGTATAGTGCTATAAAACATACATAGGGGGAGACGGTATTGAGGTTTTTTACAGCAGGTGAATCACATGGTCCGCAACTGACGGCAATTATTGAAGGGCTTCCAGCTCAAATGGAATTGACGACTGAGATGATTAATGGTGAATTAGCAAGGCGCCAAGGTGGTCATGGCCGCGGTAGACGCATGCAAATTGAAACGGATGAGGTCGTGATTTCCTCTGGTGTTCGTCATGGGAAAACGCTCGGCTCTCCGGTAACATTAACGGTCGTCAATGACGATTGGAAACATTGGACAAAAATTATGGGCGTGGAGCCATTGGAAGAAAGTATGGATCCAGCTGATGTAAAACGACAAATTACGCGTCCTAGACCCGGTCATGCCGATCTTGTGGGCGGGATGAAATATGGTCACCGCGATTTGCGAAACGTGTTAGAACGTTCATCAGCGCGTGAAACAACTATGCGGGTTGCGGTGGGAGCGGTCGCGAAGAAATTTCTTGAGGAAATTGGCATAAGAACCGTTGCGCATGTTCATGAAATTGGCGGCATTAAGATCGACCCTACATTTTATGAAAATTTGTCGATGGATGAATTAAGAGAAATTATTGAACAAGATCCAGTTTATTGTGCAGATCCGGAGGCCTCAATCAAGATGGTTCAAGCAATCGATGACGCAAAAGGCCGCGGCGACACAATAGGCGGTGTCGTTGAAGTGATTATAGAAGGTTGTCCTCCCGGAATTGGAAGCTATGTGCAGTTTGACCGTAAGTTAGACGGAAAACTTGCCGGTGCAATGATGAGCATTAATGCATTTAAAGGCGTCGAAGTCGGTCTTGGATTTGAAATGGCAAGAAAACCCGGCAGTGAGGTACATGACGAAATTGCTTGGGATGAAGAAAGAGGATATTACCGAAAATCAAATCGACTCGGCGGACTTGAAGGCGGTATGTCAACAGGAATGCCGATTATTATCAGGGGCGTCATGAAACCGATACCGACATTGTATAAACCTTTGGAGAGTGTCGACATCGATACAAAGGAACCTTTCGTTGCAACGATAGAACGTTCAGACCCTTGTGCGGTTCCAGCAGCATCCGTAGTTGCTGAACATGTTATTGCTACAGAGTTAGCAAAGACGATTATGGAAGAGTTCCGCTCGGATACGATTGATGGTATTAGAAAAGAAATTGAAGCGCACAGACGATATGTAAAGGAGTTTTGAGTATGGGTAAACTATCGGTAAACATTGCAGATTCCTCATACGATGTTCATATTGGTGCAGATTCATATGAACTTTTCACAACGGATTATGCTGAGTTATTAAAAAGTGTAGATAAAATAGCAATCATAGCTGATGAGCATGTTGCTTCGCTTCATTTGTCTGTTTTGCAAAATTCATTGCAATCAATAGATTGTGAAATTGTTGTGAAGACGGTGCCTGCGGGTGAAAGCTGTAAAACAACGAATGTTTACACAGATTGTTTATCTTTTTTATTAACAAATGGCTTTACGCGTAATTCCTTATTAATTGCTTTTGGCGGAGGGGCATGCGGGGATCTTACTGGATTTGTCGCCGCCACATTTATGAGAGGTATCCGCTATATTCATTGTCCGACATCAATTTTGGCCCACGATAGTGCGGTCGGCGGGAAAACCGCGATTAATATGCCAGAGGGGAAAAACATGGTGGGATCATTTCACCAACCTTCTGGAGTCTTATTTAATGAAAATCTATTTAATACACTTCCGCCTAGGGAAATTAGATCTGGAATGGCAGAACTTATCAAACATGCATTTATCTCAGACAAAGTTTGGACGGAAGAGTTATTGTCTAATGACTCTTTTTCAAATCCATCATTGGAATGGCTCGCTCCCGAACTGCTCCGCGGAATTCATGTGAAGGCCAAAATTGTGGAAGAAGATGAATATGAAAAGTCTGTCCGAAAGTTTCTTAATTTTGGACATACTTTTGGTCATGCAGTGGAAGCGGTTTGCGGATTCGGAGGGTTGAGTCACGGGGAATGCGTCATGATTGGGATGGCTTACAGTTTACTCTTAAGTGAAACGGATGGGGAAGTAAATAAAAGTTTAACAAATGAATTTATACAATTTGCCTCAGCAAACGGGTATACGTTTACTCCAATTCACAAGCATTCATTTGAGACTTTTTATTCCTATATGACTTTAGATAAAAAAGCTTCATTCGGCAAGTTAAATTTTGTTTTACTTAAAAAAGTGGGAATTCCTTTCGTGAAAGAAATTCCAAAAGAACGATTAGAAAAAGCTTTTGAACAATTACAAAGTAGAACGGGGGGAACGGTATGACGGTTAGAGGAATACGAGGGGCAACGACTGTTGTTCAAGATGATGGAGATGCTGTTCTAGTGGCAACTGAAGCGTTGGTTAGAGAAATGGCTAAAGAAAACAATATAGCCCCAGAAGACATTATTTCTGTTTTAATATCCACGACTATGGATATTAAATCGGCATTTCCTGCAAAAGCAGTTAGAAGTATAGAAGGTTGGACGTATGTGCCAGTTATGTGTACGCATGAAATGAATGTTCCTGGTTCAATGCCGTTATGCATACGTATTCTCATGCATGCAAATTCTTCAATGGTTCAAAAAGAAGTTCATCATATTTATCAAAATGAGGCAACTAAGCTACGTCCAGATTTACAAAAATAGTTTACTAGTACTTTATCGGAGGGATAAATATGCACTGGAGAAAAGCATTAAAAGATATGAAACCTTATACACCAGGTAAATCAATTGAAGAAGTTAAAGAAATCTATGGTCTAACGGATGCTGTGAAATTAGCATCAAATGAAAATCCATATGGAACAGCGCCGGCTGTACAGGAATATTTTAAAAACATGTCTATTAATTTTGAAGTTTATCCGGATGGTTATGCTGGTGTTTTACGCACTAAGATGGCTGCAAAGCTTGGTGTAGCAGAAGATCGGCTCATCTTTGGAAGTGGTTCAGATGAACTTATCGTTATCATTGCGAGGGCGCTATTGGGACCGGGAACAAATTCCATTGTAGCAACGCCTACATTTCCTCAATACGCACATCATGCTGAAATCGAAGGAGCACAAGTAAAGGAGATTCCGCTTGTTGACGGCCAACATGATTTAAATGGATTTTTACAAGCAATCGATGCCAACACATCCGTCATTTGGTTGTGCAGTCCGAATAATCCAACAGGAAGTATTATCAATCATGAAGATTTGGTTGATTTTCTAGGGAAAATACCTGAAAATATTTTAGTCGTTATCGATGAAGCTTATTTTGAATATATCGTCGATCCAAATTACGTGAATACGATTGACTTAGTCGATCAATTTCATAATGTAATTGTGTTAAGAACTTTTTCTAAAGCATATGGACTCGCCGCTTTTCGAGTAGGTTACGGAATTAGTAATTCAGAAATCATTACTAATTTAGATATCGTCCGCAGTCCGTTTAATATAACGACAACCAGTTTGCAACTTGCAGAAGCAGCATTAGAAGATGATTCGTTTATTGCGATGTGCAGAAAACTAAATCGTGAACAAATGGATCGTTTCAAAGAGTTTGCAGAGGAAAATAATCTTCATGTATTTGATTCGGAAGCAAATTTCATGCTGATTGAAGTTCCAATGAGTGCAACTGAGGCTACTGAAAAACTTCTGGGACAAGGGTATATCGTTAGAAGTGGCGATGCGCTTGGCGTGCCTGGTTATATCCGAGTCACAATTGGAACCAAGTCTCAAAATGATGGGTTTTTAGAAGCGTTTTCATCATTAATCGAAGGTGCAGGGCTTGAAAAATGAAGGTGAATGTTTCAATAATTGGTCTTGGATTAATTGGCGGTTCACTAGGCCTTGCGCTTAAAAGAAACCGAGATATTCATATAACAGGTTTTGATAATTCTTATAGTACAATGCAAGAGGCGTATCGGCGCGGAATCATTGATACTATTGCAGTTTCTATCGATAGCGTGAGTGAAGATGCCGATATCATTATTTTTGCAACACCAGTGAATACAACGGTTCGATTATTAAAAGGTGTTCCAAATTGGAAATTGAAAAAAGATGTCATCATTACGGATACTGGAAGTACAAAAAGTCCAATCATGAAAGCCGCTGAACCGTTACTCGAACATGGAATTACCTTTATCGGTGGACATCCAATGGCGGGTTCTCATAAAAGCGGTGTTTCGGCGGCCCGTGAACATCTTTTTGAAAATGCCTATTACATACTGACACCAACTCACGAAGCTGAAAAGACTAAGGTCAATCAGCTTCGTGAATTACTAATCCCTACAAAAGGAAAAGTATCAATCCTAAATGCGGATGATCATGACCGCATGACAGCGATTGTGAGTCATTTTCCGCATCTCGTAGCATCTTCCTTGGTGGGGAGATTATGCGCGCAACAAAAAGAGCATCCGTTTGTTCGTGAGTTAGCTGCGGGCGGTTTTAGGGACATTACTCGAATCGCATCAGCTGATCCAATCATGTGGCGCGATATTACGACTCAAAACCGTGATGAACTATTAAACCAATTGGACGGATGGATGTTTGAAATGACGAATGTCCGAAATATGCTCCTTCAAAACGATTCGGAAAAAATCCAATCGTATTTCGATGAAGCTAAAACATTTCGTGATAATTTGCCAATTACAACCCAAGGCGCACTTTACATGACATACGATTTACATATTGATATACCAGATCATCCAGGAGTGATTTCAGAAGTCACAAAAATACTTGCAGATGAACGTATCAGTTTAACGAATATACGGATTGTCGAAACAAGGTCAGATGTTTTTGGGATTTTAGTGATTAGCTTTCAAACTGCTAAAGATCGGTTGAAAGCCCAAGTTGCACTTACGGAAGAAACTGATTATAGTTCACACATTGTTTAACTGGAGGGATCTATGATGGGGAATTTGAAAACGATTCATTATAATAAAGCTATAGTATCAGGTAAGCTTGAGGTACCGGGTGATAAATCTATTTCGCATCGAGCGATTATGCTGGGGTCAATTGCGGAAGGGAAAACGACAATATCAGGATTCCTAAACGGCGAAGATTGCTTGCGTACAATCGACATCTTTAAATTATTAGGTGTGTCGATTGAAAGAACAGGCACAGATGTTTCAATTGATAGCCCTGGAATAAACAATTGGAAAACGCCAACAGAAGAGTTATACGCGGGAAATTCAGGTACAACAGCTCGTCTGATGCTCGGGATTCTCGCAGGTGCTGCTATTTCTTCAGCCGTTTTAACAGGCGATGAATCATTATCTGTAAGACCAATGAATCGAGTAACAAACCCATTGCACGCAATGGGGGCTTCGATTTCAAGTGAAAACGATAAAGATTTTTTGCCATTAAAAATTGAGGCGGAATCTCTTACTGCAATCGATTACACGAACCCTGTTGCTAGTGCTCAGGTGAAATCAGCAATTCTTTTTGCCGGTTTACATGCAGAAGGAACGACGATTGTTCGTGAAAAAACGATATCGCGTGATCATACAGAACAAATGCTTTCCCATTTCGGAGCTGAGATTCAATCAAATAATGGGGAAATCAGCATCACTGGCGGCAGTTCGCTCAGTGGAACAAATGTACATGTCCCGGGTGATATATCGTCTGCTGCATTCTTCATGGTCGCCGCCGCGTTGGTAAAAGATAGTTCGATAACTTTTACTAATCTTGGGCTTAATCCTACGCGTTCTGGCATTCTTGATGTCTTACGGAACATGGGTGTAGACGTAAATGTGATGAATGAGTCGGCAGAAAACGGAGAACGTTCCGGAAATGTAACGATAGCATATAATAAAATAATCCCTACAGAAATAGGCGGTTCGCTCATTCCGCGACTAATTGATGAACTACCAATTATCGCTTTACTTGCAACGCAAGCTGAGGGTACTACGATTATTAAAGATGCATCCGAACTTCGCGTTAAAGAAACGGATCGAATTGCCGCAGTAACAAATGAGTTGACAAAACTTGGTGCGAATATCGAAGCAACTGATGATGGGATGATTATTCAAGGACCGACTGTACTTACAGGCGGTACTATGGATTCTTACGGCGACCATCGATTGGGAATGATGGCTGCAATTGCCTCGCTAATAACTACTGAACCGATTACTATAATAGATTCAGCGTGTATTGATATTTCATACCCTGCATTCTTTGAAGACTTAGAAATGATTGTTGGCAAATAGTTCCTTCTCATGACTATCAATAGAATGTATACATTGCGAAAGAACAGGTGAAAATATGGAACAGTTACAACTAATTGAACGATTAATCCAAGAAGGTGATGTCGACGCACTTGAGACTATAATTGACAAGTTAGCAAAATCTACAGACCTTGATATGCTTTACGAGGCAGCTACTATTTTTGCGTCTTATGGATTTATGGAAGAAGCGGATTTTCTATATGAAACATTGCTAAATCATTTACCCGATGAAGCCCAATTGAAAATTGACCGGGCAAGTATTTTAATTGAACTAGATAAAGAAGATGAAGCATTATTGCTTCTATCGGAAATAAAACCAACAGACGAAGAGTATGTTCAGGCTCTGTTAGCGCTTGCTGATTATTACCAGATGACAGGGTTAGCTGAAACGGCGTTAAGTAAAGTTCAAGAAGCCTATGCACTTCTTCCAAATGAACCAGTCATACGTTTTGCTTATGCAGAATTATTATTAGACTCAGGAAGATTTGGCGAAGCAGCTCGTTTTTATTCGGAGTTGAAAGAAGAAGTAGAAAGTATCGGTCATGTCAGTATTTCATCCCGATTGGCAGAAACTTATAGTGCCGGAGCCGCGTACGAACAATCAATACCTTATTATGAAGAGCTGTTGGAAGAGAATAGATTACCGGATACGCTTTTTGGTGCAGCTTTTGCATACTACCAGCTCGGGGAAGCTTCTAAAGCTATCCCGTTACTGAATGAACTTATCGAAATTGATCCAGATTATTATTCGGCTTATATGCTGGCTGGTCAGGCAATGCTATTGGATGGAAATGATGAAAAAGCTTATAAAACGTTCCAAAAAGGTATTAAAAGAGATGAATTTGATAAGGAACTTCAGCTTTCTGCAGGAAAATGCGCATTGAAAATGGGAAGTCCGGATAAGGCTGAACAACACTTGAAAGATGCGCTTGCACTTGATCCCGAATATGTTGATGCACTAATCACCTTAGCTTCACTCTATAATGAAAATGAACGAGATAACGATTTATTCGAGTTGCTTTCACTCGCAAAAGAAGAAAGTTTAGATATACCGTTATTAAATGCGTTTTTAGCATATGCTTATGAGAGAACAGAACAATTTAAAAAGGCATACGATTCATTTGCCAAG
This genomic window from Sporosarcina sp. Marseille-Q4063 contains:
- the aroC gene encoding chorismate synthase, producing MRFFTAGESHGPQLTAIIEGLPAQMELTTEMINGELARRQGGHGRGRRMQIETDEVVISSGVRHGKTLGSPVTLTVVNDDWKHWTKIMGVEPLEESMDPADVKRQITRPRPGHADLVGGMKYGHRDLRNVLERSSARETTMRVAVGAVAKKFLEEIGIRTVAHVHEIGGIKIDPTFYENLSMDELREIIEQDPVYCADPEASIKMVQAIDDAKGRGDTIGGVVEVIIEGCPPGIGSYVQFDRKLDGKLAGAMMSINAFKGVEVGLGFEMARKPGSEVHDEIAWDEERGYYRKSNRLGGLEGGMSTGMPIIIRGVMKPIPTLYKPLESVDIDTKEPFVATIERSDPCAVPAASVVAEHVIATELAKTIMEEFRSDTIDGIRKEIEAHRRYVKEF
- the aroB gene encoding 3-dehydroquinate synthase; the protein is MGKLSVNIADSSYDVHIGADSYELFTTDYAELLKSVDKIAIIADEHVASLHLSVLQNSLQSIDCEIVVKTVPAGESCKTTNVYTDCLSFLLTNGFTRNSLLIAFGGGACGDLTGFVAATFMRGIRYIHCPTSILAHDSAVGGKTAINMPEGKNMVGSFHQPSGVLFNENLFNTLPPREIRSGMAELIKHAFISDKVWTEELLSNDSFSNPSLEWLAPELLRGIHVKAKIVEEDEYEKSVRKFLNFGHTFGHAVEAVCGFGGLSHGECVMIGMAYSLLLSETDGEVNKSLTNEFIQFASANGYTFTPIHKHSFETFYSYMTLDKKASFGKLNFVLLKKVGIPFVKEIPKERLEKAFEQLQSRTGGTV
- the aroH gene encoding chorismate mutase, whose protein sequence is MTVRGIRGATTVVQDDGDAVLVATEALVREMAKENNIAPEDIISVLISTTMDIKSAFPAKAVRSIEGWTYVPVMCTHEMNVPGSMPLCIRILMHANSSMVQKEVHHIYQNEATKLRPDLQK
- the hisC gene encoding histidinol-phosphate transaminase; this translates as MHWRKALKDMKPYTPGKSIEEVKEIYGLTDAVKLASNENPYGTAPAVQEYFKNMSINFEVYPDGYAGVLRTKMAAKLGVAEDRLIFGSGSDELIVIIARALLGPGTNSIVATPTFPQYAHHAEIEGAQVKEIPLVDGQHDLNGFLQAIDANTSVIWLCSPNNPTGSIINHEDLVDFLGKIPENILVVIDEAYFEYIVDPNYVNTIDLVDQFHNVIVLRTFSKAYGLAAFRVGYGISNSEIITNLDIVRSPFNITTTSLQLAEAALEDDSFIAMCRKLNREQMDRFKEFAEENNLHVFDSEANFMLIEVPMSATEATEKLLGQGYIVRSGDALGVPGYIRVTIGTKSQNDGFLEAFSSLIEGAGLEK
- a CDS encoding prephenate dehydrogenase, translating into MKVNVSIIGLGLIGGSLGLALKRNRDIHITGFDNSYSTMQEAYRRGIIDTIAVSIDSVSEDADIIIFATPVNTTVRLLKGVPNWKLKKDVIITDTGSTKSPIMKAAEPLLEHGITFIGGHPMAGSHKSGVSAAREHLFENAYYILTPTHEAEKTKVNQLRELLIPTKGKVSILNADDHDRMTAIVSHFPHLVASSLVGRLCAQQKEHPFVRELAAGGFRDITRIASADPIMWRDITTQNRDELLNQLDGWMFEMTNVRNMLLQNDSEKIQSYFDEAKTFRDNLPITTQGALYMTYDLHIDIPDHPGVISEVTKILADERISLTNIRIVETRSDVFGILVISFQTAKDRLKAQVALTEETDYSSHIV
- the aroA gene encoding 3-phosphoshikimate 1-carboxyvinyltransferase gives rise to the protein MGNLKTIHYNKAIVSGKLEVPGDKSISHRAIMLGSIAEGKTTISGFLNGEDCLRTIDIFKLLGVSIERTGTDVSIDSPGINNWKTPTEELYAGNSGTTARLMLGILAGAAISSAVLTGDESLSVRPMNRVTNPLHAMGASISSENDKDFLPLKIEAESLTAIDYTNPVASAQVKSAILFAGLHAEGTTIVREKTISRDHTEQMLSHFGAEIQSNNGEISITGGSSLSGTNVHVPGDISSAAFFMVAAALVKDSSITFTNLGLNPTRSGILDVLRNMGVDVNVMNESAENGERSGNVTIAYNKIIPTEIGGSLIPRLIDELPIIALLATQAEGTTIIKDASELRVKETDRIAAVTNELTKLGANIEATDDGMIIQGPTVLTGGTMDSYGDHRLGMMAAIASLITTEPITIIDSACIDISYPAFFEDLEMIVGK
- a CDS encoding tetratricopeptide repeat protein, whose product is MEQLQLIERLIQEGDVDALETIIDKLAKSTDLDMLYEAATIFASYGFMEEADFLYETLLNHLPDEAQLKIDRASILIELDKEDEALLLLSEIKPTDEEYVQALLALADYYQMTGLAETALSKVQEAYALLPNEPVIRFAYAELLLDSGRFGEAARFYSELKEEVESIGHVSISSRLAETYSAGAAYEQSIPYYEELLEENRLPDTLFGAAFAYYQLGEASKAIPLLNELIEIDPDYYSAYMLAGQAMLLDGNDEKAYKTFQKGIKRDEFDKELQLSAGKCALKMGSPDKAEQHLKDALALDPEYVDALITLASLYNENERDNDLFELLSLAKEESLDIPLLNAFLAYAYERTEQFKKAYDSFAKAYSEMKDDYEFLSKYANFLIEEGKQREAVEVVERLVTLFPEDQNWRAFLEAQTDEEV